From the genome of Rathayibacter sp. VKM Ac-2804:
CCTCGAAGGTCAGGCAGAACAGGCGCTTCAGACCGAGCTCCCGCGCGTCGTTCTCGAGGCGCTCCAGGATGTGGTGGCCGACCCCGCGGCCGAGCCAGTCCTGCGAGACGGCGAGAGTGCGCACCTCCGCGATGTCGTCCCACATCACGTGCAGCGCGCCGCAGCCGATGGCCGTGCCCTCGCCGTCCTCCGCGATGCGGAACTCCTGGACCGCGCCGTAGAGCACCACGCGGTCCTTGCCCAGGAGGATGCGCTCGTTCACGAGCGGCTCGCTGAGCTCCTGGATGAAGGGGACGTCGCTCGTGCGCGCGCGGCGCACCGGGTACTTCCAATCGGCCATCCGTCCAGCGTAGGGCCGAACGACGACGAGCCCGCCCCTCCGGAGGGAGGGACGGGCTCGCTGTCGTGCTGCGGTGCTCCTGTGCTACGCCATCAGGTCGGGCGTCGCCGGGCCGGCGGTCGCCGCTCCCGCCGTCGCACCGGCGCTGATCGAGATCAGGCGCGGCGTCGTCGTGAACACGAACTTGTTCTCGAGGAAGTCCACGTGCACGTGGTCTCCGGAGCCGAGCTGGCCGTGCAGGATCTGCTCGGACAGCTGGTCCTCGATCTCGCGCTGGATCGCGCGGCGCAGGGGGCGGGCGCCGAGGGCCGGGTCGAAGCCGACCTCGATCAGCCGCTCCTTGGCCGACTGCGTCAGCTCCACCGTCATGTCGCGGTCGAGCAGGCGGTCGCCGAGGCGGCCGATGAACAGGTCGACGATCTGGAGCAGCTCCGGCTTCGACAGCTGCGGGAAGACGATGACGTCGTCCACGCGGTTGAGGAACTCGGGCTTGAAGTGCTTCTTCAGCTCCTCGTTGACCTTGCCGCGCATGCGGTCGTAGCCGGTGGCGTTGTCGCCCTCGATCTGGAACCCGACGGGACCACCGGCGATGTCACGCGCACCGAGGTTGGTGGTCATGATGATGACGGTGTTCTTGAAGTCGACGACGCGCCCCTGGCCGTCGGTCAGACGACCCTCCTCGAGGATCTGGAGGAGCGAGTTGAAGATGTCGGGGTGGGCCTTCTCGATCTCGTCGAAGAGGACCACGCTGAACGGCTTGCGGCGGACCTTCTCGGTGAGCTGGCCGCCCTCCTCGAAGCCGACGAACCCGGGAGGGGCGCCGAACAGACGCGAGACGGTGTGCTTCTCGCCGTACTCCGACATGTCGAGCGAGATCATCGCGTTCTCGTCGTCGAAGAGGAACTCCGCGAGCGCCTTGGCGAGCTCGGTCTTTCCGACGCCCGTGGGGCCGGCGAAGATGAACGATCCCGAGGGGCGCTTGGGGTCCTTGAGGCCGGCGCGCGTGCGGCGGATCGTGCGCGAGAGGGCCGCGATGGCCTCCTCCTGCCCGATGACGCGCTGGTGCAGCGCCTTCTCCATGAAGACGAGCCGCGAGGACTCCTCCTCGGTCAGCTTGAAGACCGGGATGCCCGTCGCCTGGGCGAGGACCTCGGCGATCAGGCCCTCGTCGACGACACCGGTCGCCTTGACGTCGCCCGACTTCCACTTCTTCTCGAGGCGCAGGCGCTCACCGAGCAGCTGCTTCTCCTCGTCGCGGAGCGACGCGGCCTTCTCGAAGTCCTGGTCCTCGATCGCGGCCTCCTTCGCGGTGCGGACGACGGCGATCTTGTCGTCGAACTCGCGCAGCTCCGGCGGGGCCGAGAGGATCGAGAGGCGCAGGCGCGCGCCGGCCTCGTCGATCAGATCGATGGCCTTGTCGGGGAGGAAGCGGTCGCTGATGTAGCGGTCCGCGAGGTTGGCGGCGGAGACGATCGCGCCGTCGGTGATGGACACCTTGTGGTGCGCCTCGTAGCGGTCGCGCAGGCCCTTGAGGATGTTGATCGTGTGGGGCAGCGACGGCTCCGCGACCTGGATCGGCTGGAAGCGGCGCTCGAGCGCGGCGTCCTTCTCGAAGTGCTTGCGGTACTCGTCGAGCGTGGTCGCGCCGATGGTCTGCAGCTCGCCGCGGGCGAGCAGCGGCTTGAGGATCGAGGCGGCGTCGATCGCGCCCTCCGCGGCCCCTGCGCCGACGAGGGTGTGGATCTCGTCGATGAAGGTGATGATGTCGCCGCGGGTGCGGATCTCCTTCGTGACCTTCTTCAGGCGCTCCTCGAAGTCTCCGCGGTAGCGGGAGCCGGCGATGAGCGAGCCGAGGTCGAGCGTGTAGAGCTGCTTGTCCTTCAGCGTCTCGGGCACGTCGCCGCGCACGATCGCCTGGGCGAGGCCCTCGACGACGGCGGTCTTGCCGACGCCGGGCTCGCCGATCAGGACGGGGTTGTTCTTGGAGCGGCGGGAGAGGATCTGCATGACCCGCTCGATCTCCTTCTCGCGCCCGATGACCGGGTCGAGCTTGTTGTCGCGCGCCGCCTGCGTGAGGTTGCGTCCGAACTGGTCGAGGATCTGCGAGCCGCCCTGAGGCTGCTGCTGCTCACCGCCCACGGCGACCTGCTCCTTGCCCTGGTAGCCCGAGAGGAGCTGGATGACCTGCTGGCGCACCCGGTTGAGGTCGGCGCCCAGCTTGACGAGCACCTGTGCGGCGACGCCCTCGCCCTCGCGGATGAGGCCGAGCAGGATGTGCTCGGTCCCGATGTAGTTGTGGCCGAGCTGCAGCGCTTCGCGCAGGGACAGCTCGAGGACCTTCTTCGCACGCGGCGTGAAGGGGATGTGGCCGGTGGGCTGCTGCTGCCCCTGGCCGATGATGTCCTGGACCTGCTCGCGCACCGCGTCGAGCGAGATGCCGAGGGACTCGAGCGCCTTGGCGGCCACTCCCTCGCCCTCGTGGATCAGGCCGAGCAGGATGTGCTCGGTCCCGATGTAGTTGTGATTGAGCATCTTGGCCTCTTCTTGGGCCAGGACGACGACGCGCCGTGCGCGATCGGTGAATCTCTCGAACATGCTGTCACTCCCTACAGAACCCGCAGGGGTGGGCTCCGATAGCTCGACTGTAGCCAGCGCTCCCCCCGGTCGGACCCCCTGTTCGCCCTGGGCGTGAGGGGCTATTTCCATGCACAGGCATAGAGTTCAGGCATGAGCAATCTGGAGGAGCATCCGGACGAGCACGCGGTCGCCTCCGAGCCCGCCGCGACGTCGCCCGTGGAGATCCTCGAGGCGCGCCTCGTGCCGCTCGGCGGACCCCGCGCGATCGAGGTGCGGCGCACGCTCCCCCAGCGCTCGCGCTCCACGATCGGAGCCTGGTGCTTCGCCGACCACTACGGCCCCGTGCGCCTCGGCGAGGAGGCGGGCATGGACGTCCCGCCGCACCCGCACACCGGGCTGCAGACCGTCAGCTGGCTCTTCGAGGGCGAGATCGACCACCGCGACAGCGTCGGGAGCCACCAGCTGGTGCGGCCCGGCGAGCTGAACCTGATGACCGCCGGGCGCGGCATCTCGCACTCCGAGGTCTCCACCGGCGCCCAGCCCGTCCTGCACGGCGTGCAGCTCTGGGTGGCGCTGCCCGAGGAGGCCCGCCTCGGCGATCCGTTCTTCGAGCACCACCGCGGAGTGCGGGTCGCGCTGCCCGGCGCGGTGGCGCAGGTCTTCGTCGGCGAGCTGCTCGGCGCCTCCGTGCCCGCGAGCGTCTTCACCCCGCTCGTCGCGGCGCAGCTCGACCTGGAGCCGGGCGCGCGGGTCGAGATCCCGCTCGACATCGCCTGGGAGCACGGCGTGCTCGTGGACGCCGGCCCGGTCGGCGTCGACGGCGTGGACGTGCGGCGCTCCGACCTCGCCTACCTCGCGCCGGGTCGCGGCACGCTGGTGCTGACCGCCGGCGACGAGGGCGCCCGCGTCGTGCTGATCGGCGGCGAGCCGTTCCCCGAGCAGCTGGTGATGTGGTGGAACTTCGTCGGCCGCAGCCACGACGACGTCGCCGCGGCGCGCGAGCGCTGGCAGGACGACGTCATCGCGGGCGGCGACGCACACGGCCCGTTCGGCACGGTCGCGGGCTACCCGGGTCGAGCGCTGCCCGCGCCGACGCTGCCGACGGTCCGGCTGAAGCCGCGCCGGCGCGCCTGATCCGGCGCGCCGGCAGCGGCCGGGTCAGGAGGCCTCGGCCGCCTTCTCCTTCTCCTTCGCGGCGCGCTTCTCGGCCGCCTCGCGGTCCGTCGCCTCGGCGGTCTCGCGGAAGGCGCGCCGCGGGTCCTGCAGGGCGCTCATCGGCGAGAGGTCGCGTCGGGAGACCGCGTCGACGATCCAGCC
Proteins encoded in this window:
- a CDS encoding amino-acid N-acetyltransferase encodes the protein MADWKYPVRRARTSDVPFIQELSEPLVNERILLGKDRVVLYGAVQEFRIAEDGEGTAIGCGALHVMWDDIAEVRTLAVSQDWLGRGVGHHILERLENDARELGLKRLFCLTFEVGFFERHGYAPIGEKVVDPEVYAELLRSPDEGVAEFLDLARVKPNTLGNTRMLKTL
- a CDS encoding ATP-dependent Clp protease ATP-binding subunit codes for the protein MFERFTDRARRVVVLAQEEAKMLNHNYIGTEHILLGLIHEGEGVAAKALESLGISLDAVREQVQDIIGQGQQQPTGHIPFTPRAKKVLELSLREALQLGHNYIGTEHILLGLIREGEGVAAQVLVKLGADLNRVRQQVIQLLSGYQGKEQVAVGGEQQQPQGGSQILDQFGRNLTQAARDNKLDPVIGREKEIERVMQILSRRSKNNPVLIGEPGVGKTAVVEGLAQAIVRGDVPETLKDKQLYTLDLGSLIAGSRYRGDFEERLKKVTKEIRTRGDIITFIDEIHTLVGAGAAEGAIDAASILKPLLARGELQTIGATTLDEYRKHFEKDAALERRFQPIQVAEPSLPHTINILKGLRDRYEAHHKVSITDGAIVSAANLADRYISDRFLPDKAIDLIDEAGARLRLSILSAPPELREFDDKIAVVRTAKEAAIEDQDFEKAASLRDEEKQLLGERLRLEKKWKSGDVKATGVVDEGLIAEVLAQATGIPVFKLTEEESSRLVFMEKALHQRVIGQEEAIAALSRTIRRTRAGLKDPKRPSGSFIFAGPTGVGKTELAKALAEFLFDDENAMISLDMSEYGEKHTVSRLFGAPPGFVGFEEGGQLTEKVRRKPFSVVLFDEIEKAHPDIFNSLLQILEEGRLTDGQGRVVDFKNTVIIMTTNLGARDIAGGPVGFQIEGDNATGYDRMRGKVNEELKKHFKPEFLNRVDDVIVFPQLSKPELLQIVDLFIGRLGDRLLDRDMTVELTQSAKERLIEVGFDPALGARPLRRAIQREIEDQLSEQILHGQLGSGDHVHVDFLENKFVFTTTPRLISISAGATAGAATAGPATPDLMA
- a CDS encoding pirin family protein — encoded protein: MSNLEEHPDEHAVASEPAATSPVEILEARLVPLGGPRAIEVRRTLPQRSRSTIGAWCFADHYGPVRLGEEAGMDVPPHPHTGLQTVSWLFEGEIDHRDSVGSHQLVRPGELNLMTAGRGISHSEVSTGAQPVLHGVQLWVALPEEARLGDPFFEHHRGVRVALPGAVAQVFVGELLGASVPASVFTPLVAAQLDLEPGARVEIPLDIAWEHGVLVDAGPVGVDGVDVRRSDLAYLAPGRGTLVLTAGDEGARVVLIGGEPFPEQLVMWWNFVGRSHDDVAAARERWQDDVIAGGDAHGPFGTVAGYPGRALPAPTLPTVRLKPRRRA